A window of Sutcliffiella cohnii contains these coding sequences:
- the acpP gene encoding acyl carrier protein: MADVLARVTKIIVDRLGVDESEVSLDSKFKDDLGADSLDVVELVMELEDEFDMEISDEEAENITTVGDAVNYINAKQ; the protein is encoded by the coding sequence ATGGCAGATGTATTAGCGCGTGTAACAAAGATTATTGTTGATCGTTTAGGTGTTGACGAGTCTGAAGTATCTTTAGATTCAAAATTTAAAGATGATCTAGGTGCTGATTCTCTAGATGTAGTAGAATTAGTAATGGAGCTTGAAGACGAGTTTGATATGGAAATTTCTGATGAAGAAGCTGAAAATATCACAACGGTTGGCGATGCAGTCAACTACATAAATGCAAAGCAATAA
- the fabG gene encoding 3-oxoacyl-[acyl-carrier-protein] reductase: MLKGKTAIVTGASRGIGKAIAIDLAKEGANVIVNYSGSEAKANEVVDEIKSLGGSAIVYRANVANIDEVQSMVKEAVSQFGSVDILVNNAGITRDNLIMRMKEDEWDDVININLKGVFNSTKAVTRQMMKQRAGRIINIASVVGVSGNPGQANYVAAKAGVIGLTKTTAKELASRNITVNAVAPGFITTDMTDKLPEEVRQEMLKLIPLSRFGEAKDISSVVKFLASDSSAYMTGQTLHVDGGMVM; encoded by the coding sequence ATGTTAAAAGGGAAAACGGCAATCGTAACTGGAGCATCTCGCGGAATCGGAAAAGCGATTGCGATTGATTTAGCAAAAGAAGGGGCTAACGTAATTGTTAACTATTCAGGAAGCGAAGCGAAAGCAAACGAAGTAGTAGATGAAATAAAGTCGCTTGGTGGTAGTGCTATTGTTTATCGCGCAAACGTAGCCAATATTGATGAGGTGCAAAGCATGGTGAAAGAGGCTGTATCTCAGTTCGGCTCGGTTGATATTTTAGTAAATAACGCTGGAATTACGAGAGATAACTTAATTATGCGTATGAAAGAAGATGAATGGGATGATGTAATTAACATCAACCTAAAAGGGGTATTCAACAGCACGAAGGCTGTTACAAGGCAAATGATGAAACAAAGAGCAGGAAGAATTATTAATATTGCTTCAGTTGTTGGTGTCAGCGGGAACCCCGGCCAAGCTAATTATGTAGCGGCAAAAGCAGGAGTAATCGGATTAACGAAAACAACTGCTAAAGAATTAGCTAGTAGAAATATTACTGTAAATGCAGTAGCTCCTGGCTTTATTACAACAGATATGACGGATAAACTCCCTGAAGAGGTTCGTCAAGAAATGTTAAAGTTAATCCCGTTATCAAGATTCGGAGAAGCTAAAGATATTTCTTCAGTTGTTAAATTTCTAGCATCAGATTCTAGTGCTTATATGACTGGACAAACATTACATGTTGATGGTGGAATGGTAATGTAA
- the fabD gene encoding ACP S-malonyltransferase — protein sequence MGKIAFVFPGQGSQTVGMAQEIANEHADVMAVLHQADKKLGYSLSQLMFEGPQDELTLTFNAQPALLTASYAIFKKLEEAGIAPDYVAGHSLGEYSALVASKSISFEDAVYAVHNRGKFMEEAVPAGEGTMAAVLGMAAGELEKVTNEVTETIAPVQLANLNCPGQIVISGSTEGVKVASEKAKEAGAKRVIPLVVSGPFHSSLMKPAASKLEEMLKEIKISSPTVPVIGNVDAKEVVDANEIEQKLIEQLYSPVRWEESVERMIDLGVDTFIEVGPGKVLSGLIKKINRRATTLPVYDIQSLQDAVKKLQVEG from the coding sequence ATGGGTAAAATAGCTTTTGTTTTTCCTGGTCAAGGATCGCAAACAGTTGGAATGGCACAAGAAATAGCAAATGAACATGCTGATGTAATGGCAGTTTTACATCAAGCAGACAAAAAGTTAGGCTATTCTCTATCTCAATTAATGTTTGAAGGTCCACAAGATGAACTGACATTAACGTTTAACGCACAACCAGCACTATTAACGGCTAGCTATGCGATATTTAAAAAGCTAGAAGAGGCAGGTATTGCACCAGATTATGTAGCTGGTCATAGTTTAGGAGAATATAGTGCCTTAGTAGCATCTAAATCCATTTCGTTTGAAGATGCAGTATATGCTGTTCATAATAGAGGTAAATTTATGGAAGAAGCTGTCCCTGCTGGGGAAGGTACAATGGCAGCAGTTTTAGGGATGGCAGCTGGTGAATTAGAGAAAGTTACGAACGAAGTAACGGAAACTATTGCACCAGTTCAGCTGGCAAATTTAAATTGTCCTGGGCAAATTGTTATTTCTGGGTCAACTGAAGGTGTAAAGGTCGCAAGTGAAAAAGCGAAAGAGGCTGGTGCTAAAAGAGTTATACCGTTAGTCGTTAGCGGCCCATTCCATTCATCTTTAATGAAGCCTGCAGCATCTAAACTAGAGGAAATGTTAAAAGAAATTAAAATTTCTTCACCTACTGTTCCGGTAATTGGTAATGTTGATGCGAAAGAAGTAGTCGATGCTAATGAAATTGAGCAAAAATTAATAGAACAATTATATTCTCCAGTCCGTTGGGAAGAAAGTGTAGAAAGAATGATTGACTTAGGTGTCGATACTTTTATTGAAGTTGGACCTGGAAAAGTACTATCTGGACTTATAAAGAAAATTAATAGACGTGCAACAACATTGCCAGTATACGATATTCAATCGTTACAAGATGCAGTTAAAAAATTACAGGTGGAGGGATAA
- the plsX gene encoding phosphate acyltransferase PlsX has translation MKIAIDAMGGDHAPKSIVEGVMKAIEHFSDISVTLVGNETEINKYLHNKTNITVIHTEETITGEDEPVRAVRRKKDASMVLMAKEVKEGRADACISAGNTGALMTAGLLIVGRIKGIERPALSPTFPTIGGEGFLMLDVGANVDAKPEHLFQYGVMGSIYSQKVRGIEKPRVGLLNVGTEDKKGNELTKQAYDLFKDTDTVHFVGNVEARDLLTGVCDVVVTDGFTGNVALKAIEGTALSMFTMLKEVLMSDLKSKLAAAVLKPKLKLVKNKLDYSEYGGAALFGLKAPVVKAHGSSDANAVFNAIRQTREMIQSKMVENIEATIEKMEWTEEKNG, from the coding sequence ATGAAAATAGCTATAGATGCAATGGGCGGAGATCATGCACCAAAATCAATTGTTGAAGGTGTGATGAAAGCTATAGAGCATTTTTCTGATATTTCCGTTACATTAGTCGGTAACGAAACGGAAATTAACAAATATTTACATAATAAGACTAATATTACTGTTATACATACAGAAGAAACAATAACTGGTGAAGATGAGCCGGTTAGAGCTGTTAGAAGAAAAAAAGATGCTTCAATGGTGTTAATGGCTAAAGAAGTAAAAGAAGGAAGAGCGGATGCTTGTATTTCAGCCGGAAACACTGGGGCATTAATGACTGCTGGTTTATTAATAGTTGGCAGAATTAAAGGTATTGAAAGACCTGCATTATCACCCACTTTTCCTACAATAGGAGGAGAAGGTTTTTTAATGCTTGATGTAGGAGCTAACGTTGATGCTAAACCAGAGCATTTATTTCAATATGGCGTAATGGGGTCTATTTATTCACAAAAAGTTAGAGGTATTGAAAAGCCGAGAGTAGGACTCCTAAATGTTGGTACAGAGGACAAAAAGGGCAATGAATTAACAAAACAAGCTTATGATCTTTTTAAAGATACCGACACTGTCCATTTTGTCGGGAACGTAGAAGCACGCGACTTGCTAACTGGAGTATGCGATGTAGTCGTCACTGACGGCTTTACGGGGAATGTTGCATTAAAAGCCATTGAAGGAACGGCACTCAGTATGTTTACGATGTTAAAGGAAGTATTAATGAGTGATTTAAAAAGTAAATTGGCGGCAGCAGTACTTAAACCTAAGTTGAAATTAGTAAAAAATAAATTAGATTATTCGGAGTACGGTGGAGCTGCTTTATTTGGTCTGAAAGCACCAGTCGTAAAGGCACATGGATCTTCGGATGCAAATGCTGTTTTTAATGCTATAAGACAAACAAGAGAAATGATTCAGTCAAAAATGGTAGAAAATATCGAAGCTACTATCGAGAAAATGGAATGGACGGAGGAGAAAAATGGGTAA
- the fapR gene encoding transcription factor FapR, producing MKRNKKERQQLLKEKIKDNPFITDEELAEFFQVSIQTIRLDRLELSIPELRERIKHVAEKTLEKEVRSLPIEEVIGEVIDLELDKSAISIFDVKKEHVFVRNNITRGHHLFAQANSLAVAVINDELALTAKANIRFTSPVKLGQRVVAKAIVQNVDREKGRTTVEVKSTVGNDVVFYGSFEMFRSTNM from the coding sequence ATGAAACGAAATAAAAAAGAACGGCAGCAGTTACTGAAGGAAAAAATAAAAGATAATCCCTTTATTACAGATGAGGAATTAGCTGAATTTTTCCAAGTAAGTATACAAACTATACGTTTAGACCGTTTAGAGCTAAGTATACCAGAATTAAGAGAGAGAATAAAACATGTCGCAGAGAAAACATTAGAAAAAGAAGTACGCTCATTACCAATCGAAGAAGTGATCGGAGAAGTGATAGATCTTGAATTGGATAAAAGTGCGATTTCCATTTTTGATGTAAAAAAAGAGCATGTATTTGTTCGAAATAACATTACGAGAGGACATCATTTATTTGCACAAGCTAACTCTTTAGCAGTTGCTGTTATTAATGATGAGCTTGCCTTAACGGCGAAAGCAAATATTCGATTTACTTCGCCAGTTAAATTAGGACAAAGAGTAGTTGCTAAAGCGATTGTACAAAATGTTGATCGGGAAAAAGGAAGAACAACAGTAGAAGTGAAAAGCACAGTCGGAAATGATGTAGTCTTTTACGGCAGTTTTGAGATGTTTCGTTCTACGAATATGTAA
- the recG gene encoding ATP-dependent DNA helicase RecG: protein MSNLKKLPVTEIKGIGEETAIALSTMGISTVEDILLYFPYRYEDFRLRDLADVKHEEKITVEGEVHGEPSLMYYGRKKSRLTFRAYVGRYLVKAVCFNRPYYKDKLHINESVTITGKWDQHRQTITVSEIHFGPFNRQQEVEPIYSVKGNVTVKQMRRFIASAIKQFGNSLEELLPFELVKKYKLPSRFEAMNVLHFPQSSNYLKQARRYFVYEEFLLFQLKIQALRKYKREHSKGITQHFNSDVLNEFIESLPFPLTNAQNRVVNEILRDLSTPYRMNRLLQGDVGSGKTVVAAICLYATILSGFQGALMVPTEILAEQHVHSLKGLFQQYDISIELLSSSVKGKKRRLLLEDLQEGKINIIVGTHALIQDDVNFAKLGLVITDEQHRFGVEQRRVLREKGFNPDVLFMTATPIPRTLAITAFGEMDVSTIDEMPAGRKVIETYWAKHQMIDRVLAFVEKELQLGRQAYVICPLIEESEKIDVQNAIDVHSMLTHFYNGRWQVGLMHGRLTADEKEDVMRQFSENEVQILVSTTVVEVGVNVPNATMMVIYDAERFGLSQLHQLRGRVGRGEHQSYCILLADPKSENGKERMKIMTETNDGFTLSEKDLELRGPGDFFGRKQSGVPEFKVADMVHDYRALEVARQDAYNMLHSEEFWVDVNYETLRKIVLESGVLDGDKLD from the coding sequence GTGAGTAACTTAAAAAAATTACCTGTAACTGAAATAAAAGGAATAGGCGAGGAAACAGCGATAGCCTTAAGTACAATGGGGATTTCGACAGTAGAAGATATTTTACTGTACTTCCCTTACCGCTATGAAGATTTTCGCTTGCGGGATCTTGCGGATGTTAAGCATGAAGAAAAAATTACAGTTGAGGGGGAGGTTCATGGTGAGCCTTCTCTTATGTATTATGGCAGAAAAAAATCTCGACTTACGTTTCGTGCGTATGTTGGACGTTATTTAGTTAAAGCGGTTTGTTTTAATCGGCCATACTATAAAGATAAATTACATATTAATGAATCTGTCACGATAACTGGTAAATGGGATCAGCATCGACAGACGATTACGGTTTCTGAAATTCATTTTGGTCCTTTTAATCGACAGCAAGAAGTTGAGCCGATATATTCTGTTAAAGGAAATGTAACGGTTAAACAGATGAGGAGGTTTATCGCCTCTGCTATTAAACAATTTGGTAATAGTTTGGAAGAGTTATTACCTTTTGAATTAGTAAAAAAGTATAAGCTTCCGTCTCGATTTGAAGCAATGAATGTTCTGCATTTTCCTCAATCTTCTAATTACTTAAAGCAAGCGAGAAGATATTTTGTTTACGAAGAATTTTTACTGTTCCAATTAAAGATTCAAGCGTTAAGAAAATATAAAAGGGAACATTCAAAAGGTATCACCCAACATTTTAACAGTGATGTTTTAAATGAATTTATAGAGTCTTTACCGTTTCCACTAACGAATGCACAAAACCGTGTAGTGAATGAAATATTACGAGACCTTTCTACACCGTATCGAATGAATCGGTTGTTACAAGGTGACGTAGGTTCTGGAAAAACAGTCGTTGCGGCAATCTGTTTATATGCTACAATACTATCTGGCTTTCAAGGTGCATTAATGGTTCCAACTGAGATATTAGCAGAACAACATGTTCATTCTTTAAAAGGGTTGTTTCAGCAATATGACATATCTATCGAACTGTTATCAAGTTCTGTCAAAGGAAAAAAAAGAAGGTTGTTATTAGAAGATCTTCAAGAAGGGAAAATAAATATCATCGTAGGAACTCATGCACTTATTCAAGATGACGTTAACTTTGCTAAATTGGGCTTAGTTATTACAGATGAACAGCACCGTTTCGGTGTAGAGCAAAGGAGGGTTTTAAGAGAAAAAGGGTTTAATCCAGATGTATTATTTATGACCGCTACCCCAATCCCAAGAACTCTTGCTATTACAGCTTTCGGTGAAATGGATGTATCAACGATTGATGAAATGCCAGCCGGGAGAAAAGTAATTGAAACATACTGGGCAAAACACCAAATGATTGATAGAGTGTTAGCTTTTGTTGAAAAAGAACTCCAGCTAGGTAGACAAGCATATGTTATTTGTCCATTAATTGAAGAATCGGAAAAAATAGATGTGCAAAATGCAATTGATGTTCATTCGATGTTAACTCATTTTTATAACGGTCGTTGGCAAGTTGGGTTAATGCATGGAAGATTAACAGCTGATGAAAAAGAAGACGTGATGCGTCAGTTTAGTGAAAACGAAGTACAAATTCTAGTATCTACGACTGTCGTTGAAGTAGGTGTAAACGTTCCGAATGCGACGATGATGGTTATATACGATGCCGAACGATTTGGGCTTTCCCAATTGCACCAATTAAGAGGAAGAGTTGGACGAGGAGAGCATCAGTCTTACTGTATTTTGTTAGCTGATCCAAAGTCAGAAAACGGAAAAGAACGTATGAAAATAATGACAGAAACGAATGATGGATTCACACTTTCGGAAAAGGACTTAGAATTAAGGGGACCTGGTGACTTTTTTGGAAGAAAACAAAGTGGTGTACCCGAATTTAAAGTAGCTGATATGGTACATGACTATCGGGCGCTAGAAGTTGCGAGACAAGATGCGTATAACATGTTACATTCAGAAGAATTTTGGGTGGATGTTAATTATGAAACGTTAAGAAAGATTGTGTTGGAATCAGGAGTACTAGACGGTGACAAGTTAGACTAG
- the sdaAA gene encoding L-serine ammonia-lyase, iron-sulfur-dependent, subunit alpha encodes MFRNVAELVELAESQNKKIAEIMIEQEMEFTGKSRETIIAQMEANLDVMEKAVERGLAGVQSVSGLTGGDAVLIQEYLQKGNFLSGDIILDAVSKAVATNEVNAAMGTICATPTAGSAGVVPGTLFAVKNKLNPKKEDMVNFLFTSGAFGFVVANNASISGAAGGCQAEVGSASGMAAAAIVEMAGGTPSQCAEAMAITLKNMLGLVCDPVAGLVEVPCVKRNAMGAANAMVAADLALAGVTSRIPCDEVIDAMYRIGQTMPTALKETAQGGLAATPTGRELEAKIFGVSLQKGE; translated from the coding sequence ATGTTTCGAAATGTTGCTGAATTAGTTGAGCTTGCAGAGAGCCAAAACAAAAAGATAGCAGAAATAATGATTGAGCAAGAAATGGAGTTTACAGGTAAAAGCAGAGAAACAATTATTGCCCAAATGGAAGCAAATTTAGATGTAATGGAAAAGGCGGTTGAACGAGGGCTTGCTGGTGTTCAATCTGTTTCAGGCTTAACCGGAGGGGATGCTGTTTTAATACAAGAGTATCTTCAAAAAGGTAACTTTTTATCGGGAGATATCATTTTAGATGCGGTAAGTAAGGCGGTAGCTACTAATGAAGTAAATGCTGCAATGGGTACAATTTGTGCTACCCCAACGGCAGGTTCAGCAGGTGTTGTTCCGGGTACATTATTTGCAGTTAAAAATAAACTAAACCCAAAGAAAGAAGATATGGTTAATTTCTTATTTACATCTGGGGCATTCGGTTTTGTTGTTGCAAATAACGCGTCTATTTCTGGAGCAGCAGGTGGATGTCAAGCGGAAGTAGGATCGGCTTCTGGAATGGCTGCAGCAGCTATCGTTGAAATGGCTGGCGGAACACCATCTCAATGTGCCGAAGCAATGGCCATCACACTGAAGAATATGCTAGGATTAGTATGTGACCCGGTAGCAGGCTTAGTAGAAGTACCGTGTGTTAAACGTAATGCAATGGGTGCTGCTAATGCGATGGTAGCCGCAGATTTAGCTCTAGCAGGGGTAACAAGTAGAATTCCATGTGATGAAGTAATTGATGCGATGTATCGTATCGGTCAAACGATGCCAACAGCTTTAAAAGAAACAGCACAAGGAGGGTTGGCGGCAACACCAACGGGTAGAGAATTAGAAGCGAAAATATTTGGTGTGTCGCTCCAAAAAGGTGAGTAA
- the sdaAB gene encoding L-serine ammonia-lyase, iron-sulfur-dependent subunit beta: protein MKYRSVFDIIGPIMIGPSSSHTAGAARIGRVARSLFGKQPKWAKISFYGSFAKTYKGHGTDVAIVGGILDFDTFDERIKSSLKLAEELGLEITFTEEEAVTDHPNTAKVIIGDDDNELELVGISIGGGKIEIIELNGFQLKLSGNHPALLVVHNDRYGAIAGVANVLAKYEINIGHMEVARKEKGKQALMTIEVDQNIEAIILEELSKLPNITKVTKIVE, encoded by the coding sequence ATGAAGTATAGAAGTGTTTTTGATATTATCGGTCCGATAATGATAGGTCCTTCAAGTTCACATACAGCCGGCGCAGCTAGAATTGGAAGAGTTGCTCGTAGTCTTTTCGGGAAACAACCAAAATGGGCAAAAATTTCATTTTACGGTTCATTTGCAAAAACGTATAAAGGTCACGGAACAGATGTAGCAATTGTCGGGGGTATACTAGATTTTGATACGTTTGATGAGAGAATTAAGTCTTCTTTAAAGCTTGCAGAAGAACTCGGTTTAGAAATTACTTTTACAGAAGAAGAGGCTGTTACAGATCATCCAAATACAGCAAAAGTAATAATAGGTGACGATGATAACGAACTTGAACTCGTCGGAATTTCTATAGGTGGGGGAAAGATAGAAATTATTGAATTAAATGGCTTTCAATTAAAATTATCTGGTAATCACCCTGCTCTATTAGTTGTGCATAATGACCGATACGGTGCCATTGCTGGAGTAGCAAATGTATTAGCGAAATATGAAATTAACATAGGACATATGGAAGTAGCTCGGAAAGAAAAAGGAAAACAGGCGTTAATGACTATTGAAGTAGATCAAAATATAGAAGCGATTATACTGGAAGAATTATCTAAATTACCAAATATAACAAAAGTTACAAAAATAGTAGAATAA
- a CDS encoding DAK2 domain-containing protein encodes MSVHVLDGKQFAQMILQGANQLSNNAKTVDALNVFPVPDGDTGTNMNLSITSGAKEVKNNIQPHIGKVGSALAKGLLMGARGNSGVILSQLFRGFSKAIEQKETINSKEFAAAFEAGVATAYKAVMKPVEGTILTVAKDAAKIAVQVAETEDDIVVVMEATLKEARASLKRTPDLLPVLKEVGVVDSGGQGLVHVYEGFLAELKGEALPEATTMPSLTDLVNAEHHKNVHGHISTEDIVYGYCTEFMVRFENGKEQFVEEKFRIDLSAYGDSLLVIADDEVAKVHIHSEQPGSVLTYGQKYGSLISMKIENMREQHSNLLEEASSTKPAETEKKEKFGIITVAMGEGIADLFKSIGAKVVIEGGQTMNPSTEDIVKAIEQVNAENVIILPNNSNIIMAANQAADVVGENVAVIPSKTVPQGMAAILAFNPTVDLKANEQTMTASLQMVKTGQVTYAVRDTSIDGIEIQKDDYMGIAESKIVTTSKNKVEAAQQLLQTLLDDDSEILTIIYGEDVSEKEAEKLSEQVEEQYPDVEVEIHNGKQPLYSYIFSVE; translated from the coding sequence GTGTCAGTTCATGTTTTAGATGGAAAACAGTTTGCTCAAATGATTTTACAAGGAGCAAATCAGTTATCTAATAATGCAAAAACAGTAGATGCTCTTAATGTTTTCCCTGTTCCAGACGGAGATACAGGGACAAATATGAATCTTTCTATTACTTCTGGAGCGAAAGAAGTAAAGAATAATATTCAACCACATATTGGTAAGGTGGGGTCAGCTCTTGCAAAAGGGCTATTAATGGGTGCAAGAGGTAACTCTGGTGTTATTCTTTCTCAATTGTTCCGTGGTTTCTCTAAAGCGATAGAACAAAAAGAAACAATTAATAGTAAAGAGTTTGCAGCTGCATTTGAAGCTGGTGTAGCCACTGCATATAAAGCTGTAATGAAGCCAGTTGAAGGTACGATTTTAACTGTTGCCAAAGATGCTGCAAAAATAGCAGTACAAGTTGCAGAAACAGAAGACGATATAGTTGTAGTTATGGAAGCAACATTAAAGGAAGCAAGAGCATCTTTAAAACGAACACCTGATTTATTACCGGTATTAAAGGAAGTTGGGGTAGTTGATAGTGGTGGTCAAGGGTTAGTTCACGTTTATGAAGGATTTTTAGCAGAACTTAAAGGTGAAGCGCTACCAGAAGCTACTACAATGCCTTCGTTAACGGACTTAGTAAACGCTGAGCATCATAAAAATGTCCACGGCCATATTAGTACGGAAGATATCGTTTATGGCTATTGTACAGAATTTATGGTCCGTTTCGAAAATGGTAAAGAGCAATTCGTGGAAGAGAAGTTTCGTATCGACCTATCAGCATATGGTGATTCCTTACTAGTAATTGCAGATGATGAGGTTGCGAAAGTACATATTCATTCCGAACAGCCTGGTAGTGTTTTAACGTACGGTCAAAAGTATGGAAGCTTAATAAGCATGAAAATTGAAAACATGCGTGAACAGCATAGCAACCTACTCGAAGAAGCTTCAAGTACAAAGCCAGCCGAAACTGAGAAAAAAGAAAAGTTCGGTATTATTACGGTTGCGATGGGTGAAGGAATAGCTGACTTGTTTAAAAGTATAGGGGCAAAAGTTGTCATTGAAGGTGGTCAAACAATGAACCCTAGTACGGAAGATATTGTAAAGGCTATTGAACAAGTAAATGCTGAAAATGTTATTATACTGCCAAACAATAGTAATATCATTATGGCTGCAAACCAAGCAGCTGATGTTGTAGGTGAGAACGTAGCTGTTATCCCGTCTAAAACAGTTCCACAAGGAATGGCTGCTATTTTAGCATTCAATCCGACGGTTGATCTTAAAGCTAACGAACAAACAATGACAGCTTCTTTACAAATGGTGAAGACTGGTCAAGTAACATATGCTGTAAGAGATACAAGTATTGATGGGATTGAAATTCAAAAAGACGATTATATGGGAATTGCAGAAAGTAAAATCGTTACAACTAGTAAAAATAAAGTAGAAGCGGCACAACAGCTACTTCAAACTTTATTAGATGATGATTCAGAAATTTTAACAATTATTTACGGTGAGGATGTTTCAGAAAAAGAAGCAGAAAAGCTGTCCGAGCAAGTGGAAGAGCAATATCCTGATGTTGAAGTAGAGATTCATAACGGAAAGCAACCGTTATATTCTTATATTTTCTCTGTAGAATAA
- a CDS encoding Asp23/Gls24 family envelope stress response protein: MSIELKTSYGQIDISNDVIATIAGGAAVDCYGIVGMASKNQIKDGLSEILRKENFTKGVIVRQEEDEIHIDMYIIVSYGTKISEIAHNVQTKVKYTLNQTLGLSVDSLNIFVQGVRVTNP; this comes from the coding sequence ATGTCCATCGAATTAAAAACATCTTACGGTCAAATAGATATCTCTAACGATGTAATTGCAACAATTGCTGGAGGAGCGGCTGTTGATTGCTATGGGATTGTGGGAATGGCTTCAAAAAACCAAATTAAAGATGGGTTATCAGAAATTCTTCGAAAAGAGAACTTTACTAAAGGAGTAATTGTTCGTCAAGAAGAGGATGAAATACATATCGATATGTACATTATTGTTAGTTACGGTACGAAAATTTCAGAAATTGCTCATAATGTTCAAACGAAGGTGAAATACACATTGAATCAAACACTAGGTTTATCGGTTGATTCATTAAACATTTTTGTACAAGGTGTTCGTGTAACGAACCCGTAA